The window CCGTAAAGAATAGATGCTAAAAATAGACCCAATTACTATTAAAATGCTAAGTATTCTAAACCATAGTGTTTTCCACCAAGGCGGTTTTATGTTAATCGTTAATGCTGTTTCTTTTTCATTCCAAACACCCTCATCATTGGAGCCTTTTATTTTTAAAACGTATGTTTTTGGGTCTAGATTTGTAAACGTTAGATCATGTTTACTACCATGCTGAATCCATTCGTCATTAAATCCTTCTAAATTGTATTGGTATTTATTCATTTTAGAATTAGTAAATTCTAATGCTGAAAATTCAAAGGTTAAATTGTTTTGATTGTACTCTAAATCTATCTCGTTTAATTCTGAAATATTTTGATCAAATGAAGTCGATTGATTGTTTATCTTTATATCAGTAAATACAACTTCAGGAGGATATGTATTAGTTTTCATATCATTTGGATTAAACATCGTGAATCCAGTGGTCCCGCCGACTAATAAAGCCCCATTTATTCCTTGAGAATGACCTCCCATATCTAGAATATTATTTCCGGGTATTGCAATATTTTTGAATTGCATACTAAGTGGATTAATTCGGGACAGCCCATTAGGAGTTGTTAGCCAAATATTACCGTCACTGCCCGATAGGATGCCATATATAATATCACTAGGAGGGCCATCATTTATTCCATATTTTTCAAATTTTTCAGATTTGGGATCAAATATCGCTAAGCCACTTCTGGTACCAATCCATATTTTATTATCACTATCACGGAACAGAGAACGGATTTTATTACCAATAATACAATTACCACAACCTTCTTTATACTCCCATAATTTAAATTTAAACGTATCCGTATTAAGAAGAATCAACCCTCTATTACTACCAATCCATACTTCTGATTCTGACTCTCTTAATACACAGTTTACGTATAAATTAAGTAAGGTTTTGTTTTTATCGTTTTTTGGATATACGGTTTTAAATTTGGTTGTAACGGTATTGTATGATAGGATGCCTGTCCCTATGGTGCCTAACCATAAAGTACCAACTTCGGGTTCGTAAATAATCTCAATATGTCTTATTTTATTGGCTAAAGGATTATTTAAAAAATCCTTTGCTAGCATAAAGCGATCTTGTTTTTGATTATAACGATAAAGTGCGCCACCCTGAGTACCTACCCATAAATCATTATTTTTGGAACGGTAAATTGCCCTGATTTTAGGCTTTTTAGCATCTGCTTTGTAATTAAAGTCTTTTATGTAATTTTTATATAAATTGGAAGTAGGGTTAAATCGACTCAGGCCATTACTGGTTCCTATCCATATGGTACCGTCTGCATCTTGTAGCATTGCTCTTACGTCGTTATTGACTAACGAGTTGGTGTTTTTTTCGTCATTTTCCCAATGTTTAAAGACCAGATTTTTTAAATTAAACTTGTTCATCCCATCTCCTCTAGTCGCTATCCAAATGTTTTTTGACTTATCAACAAGTACATCTTGTACTAAATTATTACCGATTTTATAATCGGAATTCTCATCAGACTTATAAACAGATATCTTTTTTGTGTCTAATCTATAATGTATTAAGCCATTACCGTTTGTGCATAACCAGATACCTCCCTGATTATCCTTGTAAAGATTCCATATGTAAACATCCTCTATAAAACGTCTATCGTTGTTGTTGTCTAATGCTATTTTTTCATAAGCTTCTGTCAATGTATTTAATAGAATTACGCCATTGTCTGTACCAACCCATAGTATTCCTTTATAAAAAACTAGATCATGTATAAAATTAGAGGGTAATCGATGCTCACCTGAGTATTTTAAATGTGGTTTGGTAAATTTAGCACTTGCAGGAGTAAAGTAATAAAGACCATAAAACTCATCTCCGATCCAAAGGTTTCCTTTATTGTCCTCCACGATACTTTTTATGGAGTATTTACAGGTTTGACATTTATTAGGTTGCAACCAACTTTTAAAAGTCATTGTAGAGCGATCCAGTAAATTCAAACCGTTTTTTGTGCCCACCCAAAACCTTGACTGACTATCTTCGTAAATCTGGAGTATTACATCATTACTGATTGAAGTTAAATCTTTTTTTTTATGTTTAAACCGAGTTATAACACCTGTAGTTGTGTTGTAAAGGTTTAATCCACCACCGCTTGTTCCAATCCAAATATTTCCATGAGAGTCCTCTAATAGACTAGTGATTAAATTATCTGAAATTGTATTGCTATTATTAGCATCATATTTGAACACTTTAGATTGATACCCATCATATCGATTCAATCCATTGTTAGTACCTATCCAAATAAACCCTTTTGAATCCTGAATAACAATATTGGGGTAATTAGAAGATAGACCATTGTCGGTCCCTATTTTTTCTAAATACCGAGCATTTGACTGAGGATAAAGGTTTGGTATTATAAATAAATAGAATATTGAGAAAAAAAAAAGTCTAGCTAAGGGATGCTGCATTTATCAATTGTTTTTACTTTACCAAAGTAGTGAAATATTAACAAAATAAACAGTAAAAATTATTTTAAGAACTGTATCGTAATTGCTGTGTCCTGAAATAGGACTGCTGCTACATTTTATTTAGCCTGTTTACTTATAGTTCCGATTTAGTGTTTTATGATAAAAACACAAACGCAACCTTTTACCTCCCTAAGGATTACAGGTTCTTTTTACAACTTGT is drawn from Psychroserpens sp. NJDZ02 and contains these coding sequences:
- a CDS encoding two-component regulator propeller domain-containing protein; its protein translation is MQHPLARLFFFSIFYLFIIPNLYPQSNARYLEKIGTDNGLSSNYPNIVIQDSKGFIWIGTNNGLNRYDGYQSKVFKYDANNSNTISDNLITSLLEDSHGNIWIGTSGGGLNLYNTTTGVITRFKHKKKDLTSISNDVILQIYEDSQSRFWVGTKNGLNLLDRSTMTFKSWLQPNKCQTCKYSIKSIVEDNKGNLWIGDEFYGLYYFTPASAKFTKPHLKYSGEHRLPSNFIHDLVFYKGILWVGTDNGVILLNTLTEAYEKIALDNNNDRRFIEDVYIWNLYKDNQGGIWLCTNGNGLIHYRLDTKKISVYKSDENSDYKIGNNLVQDVLVDKSKNIWIATRGDGMNKFNLKNLVFKHWENDEKNTNSLVNNDVRAMLQDADGTIWIGTSNGLSRFNPTSNLYKNYIKDFNYKADAKKPKIRAIYRSKNNDLWVGTQGGALYRYNQKQDRFMLAKDFLNNPLANKIRHIEIIYEPEVGTLWLGTIGTGILSYNTVTTKFKTVYPKNDKNKTLLNLYVNCVLRESESEVWIGSNRGLILLNTDTFKFKLWEYKEGCGNCIIGNKIRSLFRDSDNKIWIGTRSGLAIFDPKSEKFEKYGINDGPPSDIIYGILSGSDGNIWLTTPNGLSRINPLSMQFKNIAIPGNNILDMGGHSQGINGALLVGGTTGFTMFNPNDMKTNTYPPEVVFTDIKINNQSTSFDQNISELNEIDLEYNQNNLTFEFSALEFTNSKMNKYQYNLEGFNDEWIQHGSKHDLTFTNLDPKTYVLKIKGSNDEGVWNEKETALTINIKPPWWKTLWFRILSILIVIGSIFSIYSLRVKGLKIREAKLQKEVSKQTKELVENNNELEELHREKDGILGIIAHDLRGPLNNIYGLSQLLEDNENLDEEQKTYIEYINESVKTGNSLITDLLFMSDVNHPEKRIESEDFNLSEFIEEWEKGYIFRLKEKEQTLRKHISKESLIIHTDKKLIARIFDNLMTNAIKFSNKGSAIDLSVNSSNGLIAISFKDSGPGISEADQKLVFKMFQKLSARPTDGESSHGLGLAIVKTLIGKLGGSIEIESELGQGTEFIIYLPE